The DNA segment CAAATCCAGATCGTCGCGCACACCCGCATCCCTGCCGATGCCGGACTGGCCGGAGTCAGCGTGATTCCCTTGGATGCGGCAGCGTTTGCGCGCGCCATTTACGCGGAGTTGCATCGCAGTGACGACGCGGGAGTGGCGGCGATTATTATCGAAGCTTTACCCGATGGACCTGAATGGCGCGGCATTGCGGATCGTCTGAATCGTGCCGCCGCAGATTGACGGAATGACCCAACTCACTCACACTGAATTGACCATGAGAAAATTAACCTTGGCTGGCTTGTTGGTTCTGACGCTGACGACCGTGACCGCCGCTGACGTCGAACAACAAGTGCGCACCACCATGGAGAAACGGCTGGAAACAAAACACCGAGCGCTGTCGCTCGACGACTGCATCCAGATCGCGCTGGAACACAATCTCGACGTGCAGATCAGCCGGATGGACCCGGAGATTGCGGGCTTCTCCCTGAAAAGCGCTTATGCGGGTTACGACCCTGCGTTCTCCTTGAGTGGCCGACATAATTACGAGTTGTCGCCCGGAGGGTTGGACGATCAAAGCCGCGTGTACTCGGGCACGGAGAGCGAGGTGGACAGCTTTAACGGCTCGATCGGCGGATTGCTCCCGTGGGGCACGCGATACACGTTTGGCGCGGCGGTCAGTGATCGCTCGGGTAATTCGCCGGGCGCGGTGATTGATCCCAGCAACTCCTTCATCACCACCAACACCATCTACGATCTCAACACCGGATTGCCTTCGGGTTACCTTTACGGCACGAATTACGGCACCCTGCCCACGCGTAATCCGTTCGAGAACGCCTCGGCCAACGTCGGTTTTTTTGAACTGCGTCAGCCGTTGCTGAAGGATTTTTGGGTGGACGGAACGCGCTTGCAGATTTTTCTAAATCGGAAAAATCTCCAACGCTCAGAAGTGCAATTGCGCAATCAAATCATCCAGACCATCACGGCGGTCGAGGAGGCGTATTACAATTTTATTTACTCCGAGGAAACCGTGAAGGTGCAGGAGAAGGCTCTGGAGTTGGCGCAGCGTTTGGTCGCTGAGAACCGGCGGCGCGTGGAAGTCGGCGCGCTCGCGCCCTTGGATGAACGTCAGGCCGAGTCCGAGGCCGCCTCGCGCCAGGCCGACCTGCTCGAAGCGCGTTCCAACCGGAACACGCAGCAGCGCGTGCTCAAGAGTCTGCTCAGCGACGATTACGAAGAGTGGTTGACCACGGAAATCCATCCCACGGCCACGCTGCTCGCCGTGCCACAATCGCTGAACTTGCAGGATAGCTGGCGGCGCGGCATGGCGGATCGCCCGGATTTGCAGCAAGCGCGGATTGATCTCAAAATGCAGGAAAGACGGGTGACTTACGCGGATAATCAGCGCTATCCGCAATTGGATTTGGTGGGCGATATCGGCTATGCCGGTTCCGCCAACAACACGCGACAGGCGTTCAAACAAGTGCGCAACCTGGACAACAATTACTACGCCTATGGGGTGCAACTGACCATTCCGCTGGGCAACATTGGTGCCCGCAACAATTACAAAATCGCGCGCACCACGCAGGATCAACTGGAATTGGTGCTCAAGCAATTGGAACAAAACGCGATGATTGAAATTGAAAACGCCATCGCCGTGGCGCGCTCCAGCCTGGAACGGGTGGACGCCACCAAACAAGCGCGCGCTTACGCCGAGGAGGCGTTACGCGCCGAAGAGATGAAGCTTGAAAAAGGCAAGAGCACCAGTTTCGTGGTTTTGGATCTGCAAGGCAAATTGACCGCCGCGCGCTCGGCGGAAATTCGTTCGCTCGCGGATTACAACATTGCGCTGGCGCGGCTGGCCCGTTTCGAAGGCAGCACGTTGGAACGCCACGCGGTTGAACTCAAACTGCGCTGATCACGGCACGTAGCGCGCCCGATAAAACCGGCGGCCTTCCGTGCTGGAAGTGGTGTCCACAACATCAAAGGTTCCGCCGGAAACAACATTGGTGTTGAGCGCGGTCCAGGTGGCGAAATCCGTGGTGGCTTCAATAGCCCAACGGTGGCCACTTTCTCCCTGCAGGCGCAGCAAACTCCACCCCTCCTTTGTGTAGCCGAGCATTTGCAGTTGCGCTGCCGTCGGCGAAAGAGTGGCGGCGGCAAGCTGATAATCATCGAACACCATGAAATTGTCGCCCGGGGTATTGACGTATTCGATTTGTCCCAACCCGTTGGTGACAGCCATCTGGTTGAACAACCAAACGGCGTCAATATCGCCCAGCGTCAACGGCGCGCTGGTCGTGGTGATCGGCTGATTGGTGGCAATGACTGCGTCGTCGAAAGTGGCGCTCCAACGATTCGCCGCAAAATTCATGGTCACGGTCAACAGATAGTCGCGGTCATTTTCAAACGGAATATCAGTGAAAACGGGACTGTTGGTACCATCCAGTTGGTAACTCACATCCAGATACCAGTTGTCCAGATCAATGGAGAACAGGCGATTGACTTGCTGGTTATACACGCTCCAGCGGAAAATATCGTATTCGCC comes from the Verrucomicrobiia bacterium genome and includes:
- a CDS encoding TolC family protein, producing MRKLTLAGLLVLTLTTVTAADVEQQVRTTMEKRLETKHRALSLDDCIQIALEHNLDVQISRMDPEIAGFSLKSAYAGYDPAFSLSGRHNYELSPGGLDDQSRVYSGTESEVDSFNGSIGGLLPWGTRYTFGAAVSDRSGNSPGAVIDPSNSFITTNTIYDLNTGLPSGYLYGTNYGTLPTRNPFENASANVGFFELRQPLLKDFWVDGTRLQIFLNRKNLQRSEVQLRNQIIQTITAVEEAYYNFIYSEETVKVQEKALELAQRLVAENRRRVEVGALAPLDERQAESEAASRQADLLEARSNRNTQQRVLKSLLSDDYEEWLTTEIHPTATLLAVPQSLNLQDSWRRGMADRPDLQQARIDLKMQERRVTYADNQRYPQLDLVGDIGYAGSANNTRQAFKQVRNLDNNYYAYGVQLTIPLGNIGARNNYKIARTTQDQLELVLKQLEQNAMIEIENAIAVARSSLERVDATKQARAYAEEALRAEEMKLEKGKSTSFVVLDLQGKLTAARSAEIRSLADYNIALARLARFEGSTLERHAVELKLR